In a genomic window of Amblyomma americanum isolate KBUSLIRL-KWMA chromosome 4, ASM5285725v1, whole genome shotgun sequence:
- the LOC144129403 gene encoding putative serine protease 45 isoform X2, translated as MDFTSELGRFSCSAPRPFNGPAMVLGVAVAAAALIQLSIVGCDTDWTDFRPKACTRAGGGLCVPLTWCPPLVAAAGRGRRPRPCGFHDITVLVCCPSADVVDHSSSNTGCGAVVDDPGAVASGPGGTVTLSKSAWPWMAAIFQADKFICGGTLLDSDTVLTAAHCFPDLRNNAGEYKVRLGVLEVNETVSSHSANLPVRWIRPHERYRLDRHYHDIALIRTAAKARYGTHIAPVCLPSPDFKLGGQVVVLGYGLTKYGGRYARRLQEGRVSVISNQDCDDELRRTSSYRHATPDGITEDFVCAINHTGVDACQGDSGGPLLALGLDFRWNVVGVVSFGIGCGGRFPGAYTRVTTFLDWIARNRD; from the exons ATGGACTTCACATCGGAGCTCGGGCGGTTTTCCTGCTCCGCTCCGCGTCCCTTCAACGGGCCTGCCATGGTCCTCGGTGTTGCTGTCGCAGCTGCGGCCCTGATTCAACTTTCCATAG TGGGGTGCGACACCGACTGGACAGACTTCCGGCCCAAGGCGTGCACCCGGGCCGGCGGCGGTCTCTGCGTGCCCCTGACCTGGTGCCCGCCGCTGGTGGCCGCTGCGGGTCGCGGAAGGAGGCCACGGCCGTGCGGCTTCCACGACATCACGGTGCTCGTCTGCTGCCCGTCGGCCGACGTGGTGGACCACTCCTCCTCCAACACAG GTTGCGGCGCCGTGGTGGACGATCCTGGGGCCGTCGCGAGTGGACCGGGCGGAACCGTCACGCTATCCAAGTCTGCGTGGCCATGGATG GCGGCCATATTCCAAGCCGACAAGTTCATATGCGGCGGCACACTCTTGGACAGCGACACTGTGCTGACGGCTGCCCATTGCTTCCCCGACCTCAGGAACAA CGCCGGCGAGTACAAGGTGCGTCTGGGCGTGCTCGAGGTGAACGAGACGGTGAGCTCGCACAGCGCCAACCTGCCTGTCCGCTGGATTCGGCCGCACGAGCGCTACCGGCTGGACCGCCACTACCACGACATCGCGCTCATCAGGACCGCCGCCAAGGCCAGGTACGGGACGCACATCGCCCCGGTGTGCCTGCCGTCGCCGGACTTCAAGCTCGGCGGACAGGTCGTGGTGCTCGGCTACGGACTCACCAAGTACG GGGGCCGCTACGCTCGGCGACTGCAGGAAGGTCGTGTGTCGGTCATCAGCAACCAGGACTGCGACGATGAGTTGCGCCGGACATCCAGCTACCGGCATGCCACTCCTGATGGCATCACCGAGGACTTCGTCTGCGCCATCAACCACACGGGCGTCGATGCCTGCCAG GGCGACTCTGGAGGACCGTTGCTGGCCCTGGGTCTCGACTTCCGGTGGAACGTGGTGGGCGTGGTCTCCTTCGGcatcggctgcggcggtcgcttCCCCGGCGCGTACACTCGCGTCACCACGTTCCTGGACTGGATAGCCCGCAACAGGGACTGA
- the LOC144129403 gene encoding clotting factor G beta subunit-like isoform X1, producing MDFTSELGRFSCSAPRPFNGPAMVLGVAVAAAALIQLSIVGCDTDWTDFRPKACTRAGGGLCVPLTWCPPLVAAAGRGRRPRPCGFHDITVLVCCPSADVVDHSSSNTGTLSPRQPAVEGPRNEPGCGAVVDDPGAVASGPGGTVTLSKSAWPWMAAIFQADKFICGGTLLDSDTVLTAAHCFPDLRNNAGEYKVRLGVLEVNETVSSHSANLPVRWIRPHERYRLDRHYHDIALIRTAAKARYGTHIAPVCLPSPDFKLGGQVVVLGYGLTKYGGRYARRLQEGRVSVISNQDCDDELRRTSSYRHATPDGITEDFVCAINHTGVDACQGDSGGPLLALGLDFRWNVVGVVSFGIGCGGRFPGAYTRVTTFLDWIARNRD from the exons ATGGACTTCACATCGGAGCTCGGGCGGTTTTCCTGCTCCGCTCCGCGTCCCTTCAACGGGCCTGCCATGGTCCTCGGTGTTGCTGTCGCAGCTGCGGCCCTGATTCAACTTTCCATAG TGGGGTGCGACACCGACTGGACAGACTTCCGGCCCAAGGCGTGCACCCGGGCCGGCGGCGGTCTCTGCGTGCCCCTGACCTGGTGCCCGCCGCTGGTGGCCGCTGCGGGTCGCGGAAGGAGGCCACGGCCGTGCGGCTTCCACGACATCACGGTGCTCGTCTGCTGCCCGTCGGCCGACGTGGTGGACCACTCCTCCTCCAACACAGGCACGCTCTCCCCCAGGCAACCCGCAGTCGAGGGCCCCCGCAACGAGCCAG GTTGCGGCGCCGTGGTGGACGATCCTGGGGCCGTCGCGAGTGGACCGGGCGGAACCGTCACGCTATCCAAGTCTGCGTGGCCATGGATG GCGGCCATATTCCAAGCCGACAAGTTCATATGCGGCGGCACACTCTTGGACAGCGACACTGTGCTGACGGCTGCCCATTGCTTCCCCGACCTCAGGAACAA CGCCGGCGAGTACAAGGTGCGTCTGGGCGTGCTCGAGGTGAACGAGACGGTGAGCTCGCACAGCGCCAACCTGCCTGTCCGCTGGATTCGGCCGCACGAGCGCTACCGGCTGGACCGCCACTACCACGACATCGCGCTCATCAGGACCGCCGCCAAGGCCAGGTACGGGACGCACATCGCCCCGGTGTGCCTGCCGTCGCCGGACTTCAAGCTCGGCGGACAGGTCGTGGTGCTCGGCTACGGACTCACCAAGTACG GGGGCCGCTACGCTCGGCGACTGCAGGAAGGTCGTGTGTCGGTCATCAGCAACCAGGACTGCGACGATGAGTTGCGCCGGACATCCAGCTACCGGCATGCCACTCCTGATGGCATCACCGAGGACTTCGTCTGCGCCATCAACCACACGGGCGTCGATGCCTGCCAG GGCGACTCTGGAGGACCGTTGCTGGCCCTGGGTCTCGACTTCCGGTGGAACGTGGTGGGCGTGGTCTCCTTCGGcatcggctgcggcggtcgcttCCCCGGCGCGTACACTCGCGTCACCACGTTCCTGGACTGGATAGCCCGCAACAGGGACTGA